TCGTCCGTATTTTTTTATAAGGGTTTCTACTTCTTTAATCAGCCCTTGTTCCAACATTATAACTACTCTGCAATTTATTCTTTCATAAAGAAGCTCTCTGTCTTCGGCATTTAAGCCACAGTAAAGCACGTCATACTCAGATTCTGAAACTGTTTGACTTTCTGACATTTTTTGACCTGATATTTTTTGAACCTCAAGCGCTCTTATAATCCTAAAAGAATCATTAGGCATGAGCTTTTTAGCCATTTCAGGGTCGGATTCCTGAAGTTTTTTATAAAGGGCTTCTTTTCCTTTATTTTTGACCAGATCTTCCATTTCCTGCCGAAAATCCTCGTCAGGATCAACATCAGGAATATTTAAGCCTTCAAGAAGCGCTTTTATATAAAATCCCGTTCCTCCAACGATTATCGGTACTTTGTTTTTATTAAGAATTTCTTTGATTTTTTCTTCAGCTTCTTTTTTATATTTGCCGACAGTATAAGTTTCTGACGGAGATTGAATGCTTACAAGATAATGCTGGATTCCTGCCGTCTCTTCTTCTGTTGGTTTGGCTGTTCCAATGTTAAAATCCTTATAAACAAGTCTTGAATCAGCAGAAATTATCTCTCCATTCAGTATTTTGGCAATTTGAATAGCGATATTTGTCTTTCCTGAAGCTGTAGGACCAACTATGGCAATTAATTTTGGTTTTTTACAGAGATTATTCACTTATAATCTTTATCCTTTTTTAAATTGCCCTCTGCAAAGGTTTCGTAATATTTTACACACATATTAAAGAATTAAAATGACTGAATTTACAAGCCTCAAACAAGCAAAATCTTTAATCATAAACAGGGTAAAAATATAAAAACCGTAGCTCAGAATGAAGTTCTTTTTAACTTGTTTTTTTAGAAAAAAACAAGTACAGTTAAAGGGATGCATACGATTTTACAAACTTACCTGTATCTTTCAAAGTATAAAAAAGTCATCATCGTATAATAAACTATAACATAGGCAAAAAGCATCAGAGTCAATAACTGGCTCAAAATATTTTCACCCAACATAAAATTTAAAACAAAAATAAAAATAAAGCTTATCAACATTAAAGTAAATATTAAAAATGTGTTTATCGGATCATTTAAAACAGCCTTTATGCTTGAAATAAATGCACTCACGGGGTTTTTATTTTCAACGACAACAAACTGCGTCCACAGCATAGTCAAATAAGAGAAAAACCCGACAAAAGACATATCAATCGCCGCTATCTTAAAAATTCTTATTTTATCCGCATGACTAATTTTATTCCAGAAATTTAAAAAATCGGATTTTGTACTAAGCGTTTGAGGAAGATTTTCAAGCGAAAAACTTTTAAAAGTCCCTAAAAAATGAAAAATTGCTGATTCAACCAAATTTACAAACAAAATAAAAATCAAAATTCCCCAAAATATTTTTTGAAAATATTTTCCTACTCCGGGAAAAAATTCTTTATATAAATTCAAGGAATTTAAAGTTTTTTGCTCATCTGAAATGTTTTCATTATTGGTATTTTCCAGACACATATGGAACATATTAAGCCAGCCTGAAAGAAAAACACTCTTTAATGCCAACACTGCAACTATTACAAAAGGATTTATGCCGCCTGGAGATAATACAACAACAACAAGCAAAAGAAACATTAAAAACGGCATTATCAAAACCTGATTAATTTTAACAATATTAAAAGTTCTAGGGATAAGTTTATTAACGAGGATTTGAGTTTTCATAGATTTTAGTTTTCTTTTACGGGTCTAATTAAAACTATCGAGTCAAGGTTAATCTGGATAAAATCATTCAGTTCAACTGCTCTTTCAGGATAATGTTTGTTGGTAATTTCTGCATCCTTAATTGCCATGAATCGCTTTTTGCCGTTAAGAATATCCGATAAAACCCTGTTCTTTTTGCCTGTTTTAGGCATAAAAACAAAACCTTTAATTTCATAATCTTTTGTTACTACATAAACTTTTTCAGACCAAAAGCCTGATATTGTTGATTTTATAAAATCATCTTCACTAAAATCATCTTCACTAAAAAAAACTTCATTAGACATATTGCTTTTCCTTTTTGCTTTTTCCTAACCCATATTTGCATAAGCTTTGAAAAGAGGGAGATATAAAGACAATGCAAGTACTAGAACTATTGCACCAATTACAACAAATAAAATAGGCTCCATCATTTTACTTAAAATATCAACTATGCGATCAACTTGATCGTCTACATAAACACCCGCCATTTCTAGCATTTCTCCAAGAGAACCTGATTCTTCACCTGTCGAAATCATACACATTACAATTCCGGGAAGTACTTTAGAACTCTTTAATGCAGCAGAAAGAGATTTTCCATATTGAACATCAACAGCAACTTTTTTTAAAGCATCGTGCAGCACAATATTTGTAACCGTAAGATTTGCAAACAACAAACTGTCTACCAACGTAACACCTGCCTCAAATGCCACTGTCAAAGCAGTAATAAAGTTTGAGAGAGAAGTAAACCTCAGAAACTTTTCAAACACAGGTATATTTAATCCAATTTCATCTAAAATTTTTCTCGATGTCGGCCATGTAAAAATATAATATATTGAATATCCTGTTGAAAGAAAACCAAGAGGAACAGTATACCAATATTTTTTCATAAACTCCCCGACAGTTATCAAAACTGTCGTTAAAAGAGGAAGTTCTATGCCCATTTGTGAATACATTCCCTTAAATGCAGGAAATACAAACATCAACATTACTGTTACTACAATCATTGCAAGAATTATGACAAATACAGGATATGAAAGAGTTGAAACAACTTTACTTTTTAATTTATCCTGCTTGTCGAGCAAAAAAGAAATTCTTTTTAGTGTTGACTCGAGCTCTCCACTCTCTTCACCTGCTCTTACAAGACCTATATACACCTGATCAAAAGATTCCGGAAATTTTGATATCGCTTCACTTAATCCTCCACCTGCCAGTACAAGTTTTCTGAGCTCTATTGAAAGATTTTGAATATTACGGCTTTCGGAATTCATTTCTATGAAAAACAACGATTCTACAAGAGAAATACCGGATTTTGCAAAAGTATAAAGTATATTTGTAAAATCAATTTGCTCACGCATACTTAATTTATTTACTTTAACTTTTTTATATGTTTTTCTTTTTTGAGTGGTGTTTCGACTGAGAGTAACGCCTTCTTCTTCAACTTTAATAGGCATATATCCCTGTTTTCTCAAAAGATCTCTTGCTTCTTTGAGAGAATCAGCTTCAATTTTGCCCTGAACCTTTTCTGATCCGTTTTTTAGCGATTTATGAGTAAAGATAGCCATATTAGTCCCGGTTCCTTGTTATTCTCAGCAATTTCATACGTTTACAATCATAATAGTATAGTTTATCTGCTGTGAGAATCTATTTATATTAATCATTAACTACGCCAAGAACGCGTACAAATTCCGAAATAGAAATATCTCCATTGACTATTGCATCAAGTCCGCCTCTTTGCAATGTTTTCATTCCGCAATTTATAGCAGTTTCTTCAATTTCATGATCTGCAGCACCTTTTGATATCATTTTTTTGATTTCTCGGCTAACCACAAGCACTTCATAGATGCCCATTCTTCCCACAAAACCTGAATTATTACACGAATCACAACCAACCGACTCATATATTTTTTGTTTTTTAAAGAATTGCATATCTTCTTCTGATGAAGCAATAAATTTTAATTCTTTATCAGTCGGCTGATAAACTCTTTTACAATAAGGACATAGTTTTCTCACAAGTCTTTGAGCTATTATACCCTCAAGAGCTGTTGCTACCAAATGTGCGGCAGCACCCATTTCTGTAAGACGTACAACAGTTGCAGCTGCGCTGTTAGTGTGAAGAGTACTTAAAACAACGTGTCCTGTAATTGACGCATGAATTGAAGCTTCAAGGGTTTCAAAATCTCTTATCTCCCCTATCATTACTACATCGGGATCTTGTCTCAAAATAGCCCTTAAACAAGAAGCAAATGTAATATCTGCTCTAGGATTAACCTGAACTTGGCTTATTCCATCCAATTTAATTTCAACAGGGTCTTCAATCGTTGTTATATTTATTTTTTCATCGTTCATTCTATTAAGAATAGAATAAAGTGTTGTTGTTTTACCGCTTCCTGTCGGACCTACCGCCAAAATAATACCATGAGGCTTATTTGTCATCAGTTCTATTTTTTCAAGATCTTCCTGGACGGCTCCAGCCAATTGTAATTTGTTATCACCTTTTTGAACTTTAATATCGGGCGCAAGAATCCTTATAACCATTTTTTCTTTTTGGTTAACCGGTAGTGTGCTAACCCTTAAATCATAAGTTCTGTCATTATATTTTAACGAAATATGTCCGTCCTGAGGTCTTCTGTGTTCAGCAATATCAAGCTTTGCTATAACTTTCAAACGAGACATTACGGCAGACTCAACTTTTTTAGGGATGTCAAGTACTTTTTGCAGAATACCGTCAGTTCTATAACGTACTATATAGCCGTCAAACATTGGTTCAATATGAACGTCACTTGTTTTTCTATCTATAGCATCAGTAATGATTGAACTTGCAAACTTTGCAACGATGTTAGAATCATCTTCAAGTTCTCTTTCAAATTGATCCCATAAATTATCTTCATCGCCTATATCACTTTCTTCATGATTAATTTCTTTGAGAAGTTTATCCGTTTCTCTGACAGTTTCAAAGAAATTTTTCATGCATCTTTCATACTCTATATGAGTAAGAATTAATGGATAAGGTTTAAGACCTGTAATATAAATAATATCGTTTAAAACCTGTTTATCGTTTGGATTAACCATTCCAAGAAAAAGAGTTTTACCGTCCGTTCTAATAGGAACAACTTTATTTTCTTTAATAAAGTCTTCCGGTAAAAGGTTTATAACGCTGCGGTCAATCTCAAGCTCTTTTGACTGTACAGTATTTATACCTTGTTGCTTTGAAAGAGCCTTTCTTAGCTGATCAACAGTTATAAAATTTAATTTTACCAGTACAGAACCTATTGGGGTACCTGATTGTTTACTGTGAAAAAGAGCCTCTT
This sequence is a window from bacterium. Protein-coding genes within it:
- the miaA gene encoding tRNA (adenosine(37)-N6)-dimethylallyltransferase MiaA; the encoded protein is MNNLCKKPKLIAIVGPTASGKTNIAIQIAKILNGEIISADSRLVYKDFNIGTAKPTEEETAGIQHYLVSIQSPSETYTVGKYKKEAEEKIKEILNKNKVPIIVGGTGFYIKALLEGLNIPDVDPDEDFRQEMEDLVKNKGKEALYKKLQESDPEMAKKLMPNDSFRIIRALEVQKISGQKMSESQTVSESEYDVLYCGLNAEDRELLYERINCRVVIMLEQGLIKEVETLIKKYGRTVSLLKTLGYKEICEYFDGIYTLEEAVAKIQQNTRKFAKRQLTWFRANKKINWFFIDKIDSVTIVDKIVEEYLKH
- a CDS encoding type II secretion system F family protein, translating into MAIFTHKSLKNGSEKVQGKIEADSLKEARDLLRKQGYMPIKVEEEGVTLSRNTTQKRKTYKKVKVNKLSMREQIDFTNILYTFAKSGISLVESLFFIEMNSESRNIQNLSIELRKLVLAGGGLSEAISKFPESFDQVYIGLVRAGEESGELESTLKRISFLLDKQDKLKSKVVSTLSYPVFVIILAMIVVTVMLMFVFPAFKGMYSQMGIELPLLTTVLITVGEFMKKYWYTVPLGFLSTGYSIYYIFTWPTSRKILDEIGLNIPVFEKFLRFTSLSNFITALTVAFEAGVTLVDSLLFANLTVTNIVLHDALKKVAVDVQYGKSLSAALKSSKVLPGIVMCMISTGEESGSLGEMLEMAGVYVDDQVDRIVDILSKMMEPILFVVIGAIVLVLALSLYLPLFKAYANMG
- a CDS encoding ATPase, T2SS/T4P/T4SS family yields the protein MTDQVAEKIRNSINVEYLGMFLAEEIKKEKFIPINKQGEFLFVGIVDANNQEKRNPVLTKIVTKTRLKPKIVPLTEEQFEELFSFFRDKFQEPPIPLNLNTVALKPEESEVVAFPNSSRQALTPVDSSLKKRLGDQLIDDGFITREQLEEALFHSKQSGTPIGSVLVKLNFITVDQLRKALSKQQGINTVQSKELEIDRSVINLLPEDFIKENKVVPIRTDGKTLFLGMVNPNDKQVLNDIIYITGLKPYPLILTHIEYERCMKNFFETVRETDKLLKEINHEESDIGDEDNLWDQFERELEDDSNIVAKFASSIITDAIDRKTSDVHIEPMFDGYIVRYRTDGILQKVLDIPKKVESAVMSRLKVIAKLDIAEHRRPQDGHISLKYNDRTYDLRVSTLPVNQKEKMVIRILAPDIKVQKGDNKLQLAGAVQEDLEKIELMTNKPHGIILAVGPTGSGKTTTLYSILNRMNDEKINITTIEDPVEIKLDGISQVQVNPRADITFASCLRAILRQDPDVVMIGEIRDFETLEASIHASITGHVVLSTLHTNSAAATVVRLTEMGAAAHLVATALEGIIAQRLVRKLCPYCKRVYQPTDKELKFIASSEEDMQFFKKQKIYESVGCDSCNNSGFVGRMGIYEVLVVSREIKKMISKGAADHEIEETAINCGMKTLQRGGLDAIVNGDISISEFVRVLGVVND